In Methanothermobacter sp., the following are encoded in one genomic region:
- a CDS encoding ATP synthase subunit A: MTQEGRIIKIAGPVIIAEGMRGSQMYEMVKVGEDKLIGEIIELEGDTATIQVYEETAGIKPGETVERTGGPLSVELGPGILGSIFDGIQRPLEDIKALTGDYIERGVDVPSLPKDKKWTFKPLAQEGQMVKGGDIIGEVEETSSITHRIMIPPNVEGKLTRIVPQGDYTVLDDIAEVETDKGTVKVQMLQKWPVRKGRPYKKKLDPDVPLITGQRAQDTFFSVAKGGTAAIPGPFGSGKTVTQQQLAKWADADIIVYVGCGERGNEMTEVLKEFPELEDPKTGNPLMDRTVLIANTSNMPVAAREACVYTGITIAEYFRDMGYDVALMADSTSRWAEAMREISGRLEEMPGEEGYPAYLASRLAQFYERAGRVTTVGSEDKVASVSVVGAVSPPGGDLSEPVTQNTLRICKVFWALDASLADKRHFPSIDWLQSYSLYVDSVEEWWAKNVDPEWRATRDEAMALLQKEAELQEIVQLVGPDALPDRERITLETTRMIREDFLQQNAYHEVDTYCSPSKQFEMLRTIIMFHKNATAALEKGAPAADIIALPVKEDIGRMKYIPEDEFPARIKEIQERIVKECGEV, from the coding sequence ATGACACAGGAAGGAAGGATTATAAAAATAGCGGGTCCTGTTATCATCGCCGAGGGGATGAGAGGATCCCAGATGTACGAAATGGTCAAGGTGGGTGAAGACAAGCTCATAGGAGAAATCATTGAACTTGAGGGTGACACAGCAACCATCCAGGTCTACGAGGAAACAGCAGGTATAAAACCTGGAGAGACCGTTGAGAGAACAGGCGGTCCTCTATCAGTGGAACTCGGACCTGGAATACTGGGTTCAATCTTCGACGGGATACAGAGGCCCCTGGAGGATATAAAGGCACTCACCGGAGACTACATCGAGAGGGGAGTTGATGTACCATCACTCCCAAAGGATAAGAAATGGACCTTCAAGCCACTGGCCCAGGAGGGCCAGATGGTTAAGGGTGGGGACATAATCGGTGAGGTGGAGGAGACATCCTCAATAACCCACAGGATAATGATCCCACCAAACGTTGAGGGTAAACTCACAAGGATAGTGCCCCAGGGTGACTACACGGTTCTTGATGATATAGCAGAGGTTGAAACCGATAAGGGCACCGTTAAGGTGCAGATGCTCCAGAAGTGGCCTGTGAGGAAGGGCCGACCATACAAGAAGAAACTTGACCCTGACGTTCCACTCATAACAGGTCAGAGGGCACAGGACACATTCTTCTCAGTCGCCAAGGGTGGTACAGCAGCAATACCAGGACCATTTGGTTCAGGTAAAACCGTTACCCAGCAGCAGCTTGCAAAATGGGCCGACGCAGACATAATCGTCTACGTTGGATGTGGTGAAAGGGGTAACGAGATGACAGAGGTCCTTAAGGAATTCCCTGAACTGGAGGACCCAAAGACAGGTAACCCCCTCATGGACAGGACGGTTCTCATAGCAAACACATCAAACATGCCTGTGGCTGCAAGGGAGGCCTGTGTGTACACAGGTATAACCATAGCAGAGTACTTCAGGGACATGGGATACGATGTTGCACTCATGGCTGACTCCACCTCAAGGTGGGCGGAGGCCATGAGGGAGATCTCAGGAAGGCTCGAGGAGATGCCCGGTGAAGAGGGATACCCTGCATACCTGGCATCCAGGCTCGCCCAGTTCTATGAGCGCGCAGGAAGGGTTACAACCGTGGGTTCAGAGGACAAGGTTGCATCCGTGTCAGTCGTCGGCGCGGTCTCACCACCAGGTGGGGACCTCTCAGAGCCTGTCACACAGAACACACTCAGGATCTGTAAGGTTTTCTGGGCACTTGACGCATCCCTTGCAGACAAGCGTCACTTCCCATCCATTGACTGGCTCCAGAGCTACTCACTCTACGTTGACAGCGTCGAGGAATGGTGGGCCAAAAACGTTGACCCTGAATGGAGGGCCACAAGGGACGAGGCAATGGCGCTCCTCCAGAAGGAGGCGGAACTCCAGGAGATCGTCCAGCTCGTTGGACCCGACGCACTTCCAGACAGGGAGAGGATAACCCTCGAGACAACAAGGATGATAAGGGAGGACTTCCTCCAGCAGAACGCCTACCATGAGGTTGACACATACTGCTCACCATCAAAGCAGTTCGAGATGCTCAGGACAATCATAATGTTCCACAAGAATGCAACAGCAGCACTTGAGAAGGGTGCGCCAGCAGCGGACATCATAGCCCTCCCGGTCAAGGAGGACATAGGGCGTATGAAGTACATACCCGAAGATGAATTCCCGGCAAGAATCAAGGAGATCCAGGAGAGGATCGTCAAGGAATGTGGTGAGGTGTGA
- a CDS encoding ATP synthase subunit K (produces ATP from ADP in the presence of a proton gradient across the membrane; the K subunit is a nonenzymatic component which binds the dimeric form by interacting with the G and E subunits) has protein sequence MVEIALGTALAAIGAGVAVGFAGLGSGLGQGIAAAGSVGAVAEDSDMFARGIIFSALPETQAIYGFLIAILLLVFSGLLGGGKGLDVTAGLVAVGAGAAIGFAGLGSGMGQGITSASSVGAVVEDPDMFARGIIFSALSETQAIYGFLIAILLMVFGGILGG, from the coding sequence ATGGTTGAAATAGCATTAGGTACTGCTTTAGCAGCAATAGGTGCTGGAGTTGCAGTAGGATTCGCAGGTCTTGGATCAGGATTAGGTCAGGGTATAGCAGCCGCAGGAAGTGTGGGTGCAGTTGCAGAGGACTCCGACATGTTTGCGAGGGGTATTATATTCTCAGCCCTGCCAGAGACACAGGCCATCTACGGGTTCCTGATCGCCATACTTCTCCTGGTGTTCTCAGGACTCCTTGGAGGAGGAAAGGGCCTGGATGTAACAGCCGGACTTGTGGCTGTGGGTGCAGGTGCAGCCATAGGATTCGCAGGTCTCGGTTCAGGTATGGGTCAGGGTATAACATCAGCATCATCAGTGGGTGCAGTTGTTGAGGACCCTGACATGTTTGCGAGGGGTATTATATTCTCAGCCCTTTCAGAAACACAGGCTATTTACGGGTTCCTGATTGCCATACTCCTCATGGTCTTCGGCGGAATACTAGGAGGCTAA
- a CDS encoding V-type ATP synthase subunit D codes for MAQEMIEGINPTRMELLKLKQREKLAVKGYSLLKEKRNALIMEFFNILERVKGSREKVEEHLREAFMDLTEAQVLMGDAAVERAAMSVRESVEVDIDSRSIMGVVVPVVDARATRRTVVERGYGLVDTSVKLDEAARKFEESLALIIELGEIEKTIRLLAGEIESTKRRVNALEHIIIPRLKNTVKYIEMRLEEMERENFVRLKMIKKSMEME; via the coding sequence ATGGCACAGGAAATGATTGAGGGGATCAACCCAACGAGGATGGAGCTCCTGAAACTCAAGCAGCGGGAGAAACTCGCTGTTAAGGGTTACAGTCTCCTCAAGGAGAAGAGGAACGCCCTTATCATGGAGTTCTTCAACATCCTTGAGAGGGTTAAGGGTTCCCGTGAAAAGGTGGAGGAGCACCTCAGGGAGGCCTTCATGGACCTCACAGAGGCCCAGGTACTCATGGGTGATGCCGCGGTTGAGAGGGCCGCAATGTCAGTGAGGGAGTCAGTGGAGGTTGACATAGACTCAAGGAGCATAATGGGTGTCGTGGTCCCTGTCGTGGATGCCCGTGCAACCAGGAGGACGGTGGTTGAGCGTGGCTATGGCCTTGTGGACACATCAGTCAAACTTGACGAGGCAGCCAGGAAATTCGAGGAGTCCCTGGCACTCATAATAGAACTCGGTGAAATCGAGAAGACCATAAGGCTCCTTGCCGGTGAGATAGAATCAACCAAGCGAAGGGTCAACGCCCTTGAGCACATCATAATCCCGAGACTCAAGAACACCGTCAAGTACATTGAGATGAGGCTCGAGGAGATGGAGAGGGAGAACTTCGTCAGGTTGAAGATGATCAAAAAATCCATGGAGATGGAGTGA
- a CDS encoding V-type proton ATPase subunit E yields the protein MSSGAEKIVSSIMSEAQAKADAIIQEAEKEAAGILEEGEKRARMASERILESARKQADMRYQQIISEAKMNARRAELEAREEVIQEAFRKAEEELEKLASASSDEYVSALKAMIKEAAVEIGGGELTVSMKEGDGSLDLGLDKIAAEVEAETGKKTTLEVGDSIRTIGGAVVRTKDGLVEVNNTVEARMSRFRKALRSEVARVLFQ from the coding sequence ATGAGCTCCGGAGCCGAAAAAATTGTCTCCAGTATAATGTCAGAGGCTCAGGCAAAGGCAGACGCCATCATTCAGGAAGCTGAAAAGGAAGCCGCCGGTATACTAGAGGAAGGTGAAAAAAGGGCCAGAATGGCCAGCGAACGCATCCTGGAATCAGCCAGGAAACAGGCCGATATGAGGTACCAGCAGATAATCTCAGAGGCCAAGATGAACGCAAGGCGTGCAGAGCTGGAGGCAAGGGAAGAGGTAATACAGGAGGCCTTCAGGAAGGCCGAGGAGGAACTTGAAAAGCTGGCATCCGCATCCTCAGATGAATACGTCAGCGCCCTTAAGGCAATGATAAAGGAGGCCGCGGTTGAGATAGGAGGGGGAGAACTCACCGTCAGCATGAAGGAGGGTGACGGCTCCCTTGACCTTGGCCTTGATAAAATCGCAGCTGAAGTGGAAGCCGAAACAGGCAAAAAAACAACCCTGGAGGTTGGAGACAGTATCAGGACCATTGGAGGAGCAGTGGTAAGGACAAAGGATGGACTGGTTGAGGTTAACAATACAGTAGAGGCCAGGATGTCCCGCTTCAGAAAGGCTCTGCGTTCAGAGGTGGCCAGGGTTCTTTTCCAATGA
- a CDS encoding ATP-grasp domain-containing protein yields the protein MEKLLIIGVNTRPVAESAFRAGYSVYSASYYCTLDFLGYTERRCILQERRGESCGRFQENFSTEKLLEAASDFMEMADGIIPLTGAPGLPEDKVLGNTRADHVEDKYRLYRRIKNSYPTPETHLITDPEEALEIVSGGEKRYLIKPVRGAGGFGVMDFHEASGDFLLQEYIEGVPVSASVLSTGSEALTVLTSRQIIKRDIPGFEGQFIYAGNITPGPRGVIEEMAEDLILDLSLRGSNGVDFIIQGSEVYVVEVNPRIQGTFECAEASLGINMTEAHVRACMGELIEKPEPLRYAVKRILYAPSRCMVGEIKIPGVHDLPFPGAIIEEGEPLVTVLAADETPERALSAASMRCSMVQERLNPVISLKK from the coding sequence ATGGAAAAACTCCTCATAATAGGCGTCAACACAAGACCCGTTGCTGAATCAGCCTTCAGGGCAGGTTACAGTGTCTACTCTGCATCCTACTACTGCACCCTGGACTTCCTTGGATACACAGAGAGGAGGTGCATCCTCCAGGAGAGAAGGGGTGAAAGCTGCGGGAGATTCCAGGAGAACTTCAGTACAGAGAAACTCCTCGAAGCAGCATCGGATTTCATGGAAATGGCTGATGGCATAATACCCCTCACAGGGGCCCCTGGACTCCCAGAGGATAAGGTGCTGGGTAACACACGGGCAGACCACGTTGAGGACAAGTACCGCCTCTACCGGAGGATAAAGAACTCATACCCCACTCCAGAGACCCACCTCATCACTGACCCCGAGGAAGCACTGGAGATCGTATCCGGTGGGGAGAAGAGGTACCTCATAAAACCCGTGAGGGGTGCCGGGGGTTTCGGTGTGATGGATTTCCATGAGGCCAGCGGCGATTTCCTGCTGCAGGAGTACATTGAGGGCGTGCCTGTGAGTGCCTCGGTGCTATCCACGGGTTCTGAGGCATTGACGGTACTTACAAGCAGACAGATCATCAAAAGGGACATCCCTGGATTTGAGGGCCAGTTCATCTACGCCGGTAACATAACACCCGGGCCCCGTGGCGTGATTGAGGAGATGGCAGAGGACCTCATACTTGACCTCTCACTCAGGGGCTCCAATGGTGTCGACTTCATAATTCAGGGCTCTGAAGTGTATGTTGTGGAGGTGAACCCCCGCATCCAGGGGACCTTTGAGTGTGCAGAGGCATCTCTTGGTATAAACATGACCGAGGCCCATGTGAGGGCCTGTATGGGTGAGCTCATTGAAAAGCCGGAACCTCTAAGGTATGCTGTTAAGAGGATACTCTACGCCCCCTCAAGGTGCATGGTGGGTGAGATAAAAATCCCCGGGGTCCATGACCTCCCATTTCCCGGTGCAATAATTGAGGAGGGCGAGCCCCTAGTAACTGTGCTGGCTGCAGATGAAACCCCTGAAAGGGCACTTTCAGCTGCATCCATGAGGTGCTCAATGGTCCAGGAAAGACTGAACCCCGTAATAAGCCTGAAAAAATAG
- a CDS encoding DUF61 family protein gives MRGDRSDRLIKKEIFNLNRHLPSRRKTLEELLGEDKPHVIGSDGTRHRFKWAELEELRDMLTPQEARRLRLPIYIEIESDTSGARIAGEVEVKVVGEVLGRDDEGDEIYIYRPEIRVLRARFPTATQYIFLVREL, from the coding sequence ATGAGAGGTGACAGGTCAGACAGGCTCATAAAGAAGGAGATCTTCAACCTCAACAGGCACCTGCCATCCAGGAGAAAGACCCTGGAGGAGCTCCTGGGGGAGGACAAACCCCACGTCATTGGTTCTGATGGTACAAGGCACAGATTCAAGTGGGCTGAACTTGAGGAGCTCAGGGACATGCTGACCCCCCAGGAGGCGCGCCGTTTGAGGTTACCCATCTACATTGAGATAGAATCGGATACATCCGGTGCAAGGATAGCGGGTGAGGTTGAGGTTAAGGTGGTAGGTGAGGTTCTTGGGAGGGACGATGAGGGTGATGAGATCTACATATACAGGCCTGAGATCAGGGTGCTACGGGCGAGGTTTCCAACGGCAACACAGTACATATTCCTTGTGAGGGAACTTTAA
- a CDS encoding V-type ATP synthase subunit C translates to MADSITTIVTALGFPSIESFIGVLLLGGAIIGAIVVIATIRPILDLFPFAYPNARVRARIGRLINEKQLSEILETESMEEFKNYLRGLPDYAGYVDRFPIEKALESQLAETYETVSKIAPASIRDPFRANLRKWDIRNIKSLITAKDAGLSAEETVNLIVPAGEIYEVIEGLVDASSVQEVVTGLEGTEYAEVLEDALSQYQETGMLLPIEAALDRKFLEDLIRSVGSPSDDNTKILHSYFGTQVDVANLRMILRAKADGLSYDDISPYIVPKGYQLREWKLKDLMEAEDVSGVISGLEGTDYGQILSEALSEYTSTGSVAVFERVLEDNLNRMARNFALKKPFGVGPMIGFLSRKETEVRNLKVIARSKREPGFPESMVKEMLV, encoded by the coding sequence ATGGCTGACAGCATCACAACAATTGTAACAGCGCTTGGATTCCCTTCAATAGAATCTTTTATAGGCGTACTCCTCCTTGGAGGGGCAATTATAGGTGCTATTGTCGTAATAGCAACTATAAGGCCTATATTAGATTTATTCCCCTTTGCATACCCCAACGCCAGAGTCAGGGCACGTATCGGGAGACTGATAAACGAGAAACAGCTCTCAGAGATCCTTGAGACAGAGTCAATGGAGGAGTTCAAAAACTACCTGAGGGGACTCCCGGACTATGCAGGCTACGTTGACCGCTTCCCCATTGAGAAGGCACTTGAAAGTCAGCTTGCAGAGACCTATGAGACAGTATCAAAGATAGCGCCTGCATCCATAAGGGACCCCTTCAGGGCAAACCTCAGGAAGTGGGATATAAGGAACATAAAGAGCCTCATAACAGCAAAGGACGCTGGTCTAAGTGCTGAGGAGACAGTGAACCTGATAGTACCTGCAGGGGAGATCTATGAGGTCATAGAGGGACTGGTAGATGCCTCAAGTGTTCAGGAGGTCGTAACAGGCCTTGAGGGAACAGAATATGCGGAGGTACTGGAGGACGCACTCTCCCAGTACCAGGAAACAGGTATGCTGCTCCCAATCGAGGCGGCCCTCGACAGGAAATTCCTGGAGGACCTCATAAGGTCAGTTGGAAGCCCCTCAGATGACAACACAAAGATTCTGCACAGCTACTTCGGTACACAGGTGGACGTGGCGAACCTCAGGATGATACTCCGTGCAAAGGCAGACGGCCTCAGCTACGATGACATAAGCCCATACATAGTACCCAAGGGCTACCAGCTGAGGGAGTGGAAGCTCAAGGACCTCATGGAGGCAGAGGACGTCAGTGGAGTTATAAGCGGCCTTGAGGGGACAGACTATGGCCAGATCCTGTCAGAGGCACTATCAGAGTACACATCAACAGGTTCAGTGGCGGTCTTCGAGCGCGTCCTTGAGGACAACCTCAACAGGATGGCCAGGAACTTCGCACTCAAGAAGCCCTTCGGGGTGGGACCAATGATAGGATTCCTCAGCAGGAAGGAAACCGAGGTGCGAAACCTCAAGGTCATAGCCAGAAGCAAGAGGGAGCCAGGGTTCCCTGAATCAATGGTTAAGGAGATGTTGGTATGA
- a CDS encoding V-type ATP synthase subunit I, which yields MFLPARMRKLKIITLDQYSDSVVRSLHEEGITQIDDISERIQQDAEWRQILKPSRATPYTGRVSSLLMKTSGILDFLGSVAAQEKGIKDTLKEFINPPVFDKREVEELDTESLLERAEELLGKVESETRVMEEKLNELDSEKASLESSLTVAEKLKEFDIDFADLHASKYITGIAGRIPSENLDEIREKLSEITDELILFDAEGETKAERILIIITLRKHGDSVASLLRRMEFERFEISELSGRPSEVISSSETRIAEIEGERNEIISKLREINSEWEDELLVLKEQLEIEKERNEVFSLFGETEKTVMLEAWVPLKEADRAIQVVEESSEGHCVTELEEPNPEEVPVLLDNPRFAKPYENFVEMYSPLKYNEIDPTIFMAFVFPFFFGFCLTDAGYGILDALIGLILYRGLGKVNGFMRDFGIIMMSCGVWAFILGMVTNGFIGDFFPRFLNIQLPTVIPAIDAFVNPQNILIMALTVGVLHINFGLILGARNNIRLGNMREALGSQIVWLILELGIILYIFGGMFLGAPLIILAAAMLLYYNGLFGLMDVSGFLGTLLSYARLLALCLSTGGIAMTVNILTGLSYEMIPVIGVVLAPIIFVFGHLANNAFQSLGAFINSLRLHYVEFFAQFYLGGKNKFNAFRAERNFTKIRR from the coding sequence ATGTTTCTACCGGCAAGGATGCGAAAACTCAAGATCATAACCCTGGACCAGTACTCGGATTCAGTGGTTCGGTCCTTGCATGAGGAGGGAATAACCCAGATCGATGACATCTCCGAGCGCATCCAGCAGGATGCAGAGTGGCGCCAGATCCTTAAACCATCGAGGGCAACACCATACACAGGAAGGGTGTCATCCCTCCTCATGAAGACAAGCGGTATCCTGGACTTCCTTGGCTCAGTGGCAGCCCAGGAGAAGGGCATCAAGGATACCCTGAAGGAGTTCATCAACCCCCCTGTCTTTGATAAGCGGGAGGTTGAGGAACTGGACACAGAATCACTCCTGGAAAGGGCCGAGGAACTCCTGGGAAAGGTCGAATCAGAGACCAGGGTTATGGAGGAAAAATTGAATGAGCTTGATTCAGAAAAAGCAAGCCTTGAATCAAGCCTGACAGTTGCAGAGAAACTGAAAGAATTTGATATTGATTTTGCCGATCTCCATGCTTCAAAGTACATAACTGGAATCGCCGGGAGAATACCCTCTGAAAACCTGGATGAAATCCGGGAAAAACTCTCAGAGATCACAGATGAACTGATACTCTTCGATGCAGAGGGGGAAACCAAGGCAGAGCGCATTTTAATAATAATAACCCTAAGGAAACATGGGGACAGTGTGGCCTCACTCCTCAGGAGAATGGAATTTGAGAGGTTCGAGATCAGCGAACTCAGCGGAAGACCATCAGAAGTCATATCCTCCTCAGAGACACGCATTGCGGAAATTGAGGGGGAAAGAAATGAGATCATCTCAAAGCTGAGGGAGATAAACAGTGAATGGGAGGACGAACTCCTTGTCCTCAAGGAACAGCTTGAAATCGAGAAGGAGCGAAACGAGGTTTTCTCACTCTTCGGCGAAACCGAGAAGACAGTGATGCTGGAGGCATGGGTGCCCCTCAAGGAGGCAGATAGGGCCATCCAGGTTGTTGAGGAGTCATCCGAGGGTCACTGCGTCACCGAACTCGAGGAACCAAACCCCGAGGAGGTTCCGGTGCTTCTGGACAACCCCAGATTCGCCAAACCCTATGAGAACTTCGTGGAGATGTACTCACCACTGAAGTACAACGAGATCGACCCGACGATCTTCATGGCCTTCGTGTTCCCATTCTTCTTCGGGTTCTGTCTCACAGATGCAGGGTACGGTATACTGGATGCACTCATAGGACTCATACTCTACCGGGGCCTTGGTAAGGTCAACGGGTTCATGAGGGACTTCGGTATAATCATGATGTCCTGCGGGGTATGGGCCTTCATCCTCGGGATGGTCACCAATGGATTCATAGGGGACTTCTTCCCACGGTTCCTGAACATTCAGCTGCCAACGGTCATACCGGCCATAGATGCATTTGTGAACCCCCAGAACATACTCATAATGGCACTCACGGTTGGTGTGCTGCACATCAACTTCGGTTTAATCCTGGGGGCAAGGAACAACATAAGGCTCGGGAACATGAGGGAGGCCCTCGGGTCACAGATAGTCTGGCTGATACTTGAACTGGGTATCATCCTCTACATCTTCGGAGGAATGTTCCTGGGGGCGCCATTGATAATCCTGGCAGCTGCAATGCTGCTCTACTACAATGGCCTCTTTGGACTCATGGATGTATCAGGGTTCCTGGGTACACTCCTATCATATGCCAGGCTCCTGGCCCTCTGTCTATCAACAGGGGGTATAGCGATGACCGTTAACATCCTCACAGGACTGAGCTATGAGATGATACCGGTCATTGGAGTCGTTCTGGCCCCGATAATATTCGTGTTCGGGCACCTTGCCAACAACGCCTTCCAGAGCCTTGGTGCCTTCATAAACTCACTTCGTCTGCATTATGTGGAATTCTTTGCCCAGTTCTATCTGGGTGGAAAAAACAAATTCAACGCATTTCGTGCTGAAAGAAACTTCACTAAGATAAGGAGGTAA
- a CDS encoding ATP synthase subunit B produces the protein MNVNIKTREYTTVTEVSGPLMIVEGVEGVAYSEIVEIETPTGEKRRGQVLEVKEDLAVVQVFEGTSDLNTETTKIRFTGETAKIGVSLDMMGRIFDGTGKPIDGGPEIIPEKELDINGSPMNPAAREFPAEFIQTGISTIDGMNTLVRGQKLPIFSGSGLPHNELAAQIARQAKVLAEESEFAVIFAAMGITHEEANYFMRDFERTGALERVTVFMNLADDPAIERIITPRMALTTAEYFAFEHDMHVLVILTDLTNYCEALREISAAREEVPGRRGYPGYMYTDLASLYERAGRIVGKEGSITQMPILVMPQDDITHPIPDLTGYITEGQIVLSRDLHRKGIYPPVDVLPSLSRLMSGGIGEGRTREDHSGVSDQLYSAYAEGRDLRDLMAVVGEEALTERDRKFLKFADEFEKRFITQARDEDRSIEETLNLGWELLSLLPRSELKRVREEHIPKYLPGAE, from the coding sequence ATGAACGTTAACATCAAAACCCGAGAATACACCACCGTCACAGAGGTTTCAGGGCCTCTGATGATCGTTGAGGGTGTTGAAGGGGTTGCCTACAGTGAGATAGTGGAGATTGAAACACCCACAGGTGAGAAGAGAAGGGGACAGGTCCTTGAGGTGAAGGAGGACCTGGCGGTCGTCCAGGTCTTTGAGGGTACAAGTGACCTCAACACAGAGACCACAAAGATAAGGTTCACAGGTGAAACAGCCAAGATCGGCGTATCCCTTGACATGATGGGCCGTATATTCGACGGTACAGGAAAACCAATAGACGGCGGCCCAGAGATCATCCCTGAGAAGGAACTGGACATCAACGGTAGCCCAATGAACCCCGCTGCAAGGGAGTTCCCTGCGGAGTTCATACAGACAGGTATATCAACCATTGACGGGATGAACACCCTTGTGAGGGGTCAGAAACTCCCGATATTCTCAGGTTCAGGGCTTCCACACAACGAACTGGCCGCACAGATCGCAAGGCAGGCAAAGGTGCTTGCAGAGGAGAGCGAATTTGCGGTTATCTTCGCCGCGATGGGTATCACCCACGAAGAGGCAAACTACTTCATGAGGGACTTCGAGAGGACAGGCGCCCTTGAAAGGGTTACAGTGTTCATGAACCTGGCAGACGACCCTGCCATTGAGCGTATCATCACCCCGAGGATGGCGCTGACAACAGCAGAGTACTTCGCCTTTGAACACGACATGCACGTGCTCGTTATCCTCACTGACCTTACAAACTACTGTGAGGCCCTCAGGGAGATATCAGCTGCAAGGGAGGAGGTCCCGGGTCGAAGGGGTTACCCGGGTTACATGTACACCGACCTTGCAAGCCTCTATGAGAGGGCAGGCCGTATAGTTGGCAAGGAGGGTTCAATCACCCAGATGCCAATACTTGTGATGCCACAGGACGACATAACCCACCCGATACCTGACCTCACAGGTTACATCACAGAGGGCCAGATAGTGCTTAGCCGTGACCTCCACCGTAAGGGTATATACCCACCGGTGGATGTGCTGCCATCACTGTCCAGGCTCATGAGTGGTGGTATCGGTGAGGGAAGGACACGTGAGGACCACAGCGGTGTCTCTGACCAGCTCTACAGTGCCTACGCCGAGGGTCGTGATCTGAGGGACCTTATGGCTGTTGTGGGTGAGGAGGCCCTCACAGAGAGGGACAGGAAGTTCCTCAAATTCGCCGATGAATTTGAGAAACGCTTCATCACCCAGGCACGTGATGAGGACCGCTCCATAGAGGAGACCCTCAACCTTGGCTGGGAGCTCCTGTCACTCCTGCCAAGATCCGAACTCAAGAGGGTCCGCGAGGAGCACATACCCAAGTACCTCCCGGGTGCAGAGTAA
- a CDS encoding DUF22 domain-containing protein — translation MVRILTRLGQVREAEERYKRELVDFRMGEVYGNLRAIIADEDIEVRAGEAKPVKIKEISIPANHIVFMCAYATNPLGHPIAAGEETPLPISMDRKADHATFVAAVDGKISRNDLLGVLIILPVELTH, via the coding sequence ATGGTTAGGATACTTACAAGGCTCGGCCAGGTCCGTGAGGCCGAGGAGAGGTATAAGAGGGAGCTTGTTGACTTCAGGATGGGTGAGGTCTACGGCAACCTCAGGGCCATCATTGCAGATGAGGATATTGAGGTGAGGGCCGGCGAGGCAAAACCCGTGAAGATAAAGGAGATCAGCATACCCGCAAACCACATAGTCTTCATGTGTGCCTACGCCACGAACCCCCTGGGTCATCCCATAGCGGCAGGGGAGGAGACACCCCTACCCATAAGCATGGACCGTAAGGCTGACCACGCGACCTTTGTGGCTGCAGTGGATGGAAAGATAAGCAGGAACGACCTCCTGGGAGTCCTCATAATCCTCCCTGTTGAGCTAACCCACTAA
- a CDS encoding V-type ATP synthase subunit F encodes MSSNIAVVGDRDTVTGFRLGGVREGYVVETPDEAEETIRNLIGEGFSIIIVTEKIGDELREFIEETTSSSALPMIIEIPDKTGPSERETDPLRDLIKRVIGVEMVK; translated from the coding sequence ATGAGTTCAAATATTGCAGTGGTCGGTGACAGGGACACCGTGACAGGGTTCAGACTCGGAGGCGTCAGGGAAGGCTACGTCGTGGAGACACCTGACGAGGCAGAGGAGACCATAAGGAACCTTATAGGTGAAGGCTTCTCCATAATAATCGTCACAGAAAAGATTGGGGATGAACTGAGGGAATTTATTGAGGAAACCACAAGTTCAAGCGCACTGCCAATGATAATAGAGATACCTGACAAAACAGGGCCCTCAGAACGCGAAACCGATCCACTGAGGGACCTTATTAAAAGAGTTATTGGGGTTGAGATGGTAAAATGA